ATGGTCATGGGGGTGTCATCATCCCAATTTGGTGACCATGCTCACAACGAAGAGTGAAACTCTCAAGCAACCACGCTGTCTAATGGTCGTTTGAGAGTTGCAACTGCCGACCACCGAGCGATGGTCGAAAAGCCGCCACTACGGTGCTGTTGGATTTGAGGCAATGTTTGTATCTGCTTTCTTAATGgggagaagtgttaaaaaaagtcataaacctttttgtatttgtgccaatttagtcttaaacctttttttatgtcaatttagtcctaaacatttttacattatgccaattcaatcatttccgattaattttgaccggattttgcttACTGGACGCCCGCTGACTGACGTGGCTTAATTGATGCTAACgtagataacttttaataatattttaatatttttaaccTCGTCGGCCGTCGCCTCTGGatggtcgccgaggtccggcaatcggctagaggaagaaggagaaaaaaaaaaaagaaaaagaaaaagaaaaaattcaaaaacattaaaatattattaaaagttgtttacGTAAATGCCAATCGGTTACGTCGGCCGACCGGCGTCCAAAGTAAgcaaaatctgaccaaaattgatcaaaaatgactgaattggcataacgtaaaaaggtttcgaactaaattggcaccaaaaaaagatttatgactaaattaacaaaaatgcaaaaagtttagaacttttttaacacttttccctttcttgtttgctcaaaaaaaaaaaaaaaaaaaaaaaaaaaaaaacgcttcTCCCTTTCTTAATGTTTGTATCTGCTTGGGCATAGCAGAGGAGTGAGATGGAAAAAGGAGGGCGGGATCTTTTCTTGGGGTGAATTGGATCTCCACAAGGCACGAATCCAATGATTGATGGGTGGTGACAGTACCCGAGTATACCCTCAGGGCCCAGCGGCAGGGCTAATGTGGTTAAGCAGCTGTCGCTTGCGATCAAGCAGAACACAGAAACAGTCACCTATAAGCTTGCTTATGTTGAGGCTCTCATATTATAAATAGGACATTAACGAGTGGCAAATCATAACACAACCACCTAAATTTAAGTTGGGAACAAGGTATAGAGTGTTAGACACCAGATAAATGGTTGAGATTCAATCCAACATGGGAAATTATTACAAGAATTGGTAGTCACCGGTCCGCTGGCAGGCAGTTAGTGATGAATACCTTTGAAGTTGACGCTTGGAAGTTTCGCAAACCACAATTATACATACTAATCTAGGAAGAAAAACTTGTGATGGCGAAACAAGACACATAGACTGTCCAGATACAATCAGTGGTCCAAGGGCTCAACTGCTGTCTTGAAGAGAAGGATGTAAACCTTATCGATTGAGAAGTACAAGAAGCCTCCAAGTGAGTGCGTGACATAAGATCCGAAGCTAGTTCCCACGATGCAGTGCCAAGCTGGACCGTATGAACAGTCAAACTCCTGCAATGCACAAACACGGGGAAACAAAGTGAGATGTTAGCTGGCTCAGAAAGCTAATTCTTTTGCTTGAAACAGACGGGAAGTAAATTTGCATTTATACACTGACTCCTCGAGACAGGTTCAACAAGTGGCTAAAACCCTTCTTGACATTGCAGGTTGCACAATTCTGGCTTCATTACATGATAGAGGCATACCCAGTGTCCACACATGCGCAGATACACACATTGCAGGTTGCACAATTCCAGCTTCATTACATGATAGAGGCATATCCAGAGTCCACACATGCGCAGAGACACCCATTGCAGGTTGCACAATTCCAGCTTCATTACATGATAGAGGCATACCCAGAGTCCCCACGTGCAGatacatgcatgcatgcacatgcacagggggagagagagagagagagagataatagATCATGGTAGTAGCAAAAGAAGACATTCTTTTGATCAATTAGTACACTTTCAATAGAGACCATAAAAACTTTTCAGAAACCAAAGGCCTGTACATCTTAGACAGTTCTGCAAGTGCAAATACAGTCTTCTGTCATATGTTAAGCTTAATCTAAAAGACTTCCCAGCACTGCTTAATGTAGGGCTACAGACCTAAAATTCGCAGCCAAGCCCATCCAAATGGTAAAGTACGAGGACTACTTGGTTAGAGAATTATAAAAGAATCTTAAAAACTCTGATGGGGTATCCACTAAAACCCACTGCAAATGCAACTTGCCTAGGAATAATGGTCTAAGTTAGTAAATATCTTCTGCACAAAAGACTAGGATCAAATAGATGAAAATCTGAACAGGGGGAAGATAGAATCACCAAGTGGAGCACATATTGATTAAAATGTAGAATGGACTCGATGTGGCAAAAGACAAAATCAACAGGCACAACATCCACCTTGATCCTTACCATAGACCATCAGAAAAGATGAAATTCCTTGCTTGACAACTATCCTTTCCTTCCATTTCCAGAAAGAAGCCATGTTAAGTTCATTTGGCTCATTCCACGAGCTCATATTTAAGTAGATAAATAGTGTGAGACAGACCACTTATGCTGATTTAATGGACCAATGTCTTCTATTGCAATAAACGCAGTAAAACACTACTCTAATTATATGACATTAACTGAGGCTTCTGCCTTAGGTTTTATGCGATGGTCCAGAGTTAAACGTTACCATTATGTGCTTTCATGACTTTTCTGCTAGACTAATTTCATTCAGCAGTTTACATCATGAAACTAGCAGAAAGTGGGGGAATATTGAAAACCAATTCATAAGAGCAGAAGTAATAATAAGATTATATCACAAAACATACAAAAGGAATATGGACAGAGGAATGACAGGAGATGAGGTTAACAAAGTTACCGAACTAGTAAATAATTTTCCATAtatatgcaaaaagaaaattaatatttgtCACCCTCACAATTCATACAGGAAGCTCTACCATTCCACCTGTAGCAAATTTTGCATCgccaaggaaaaaaaacacagaGAGACGGAATTGTAGCCAAAACACTCATACACAGACAGGGACAGAGCTTTTCTTTCAGCATCAACAAAAGTAATTACATAGACTAGGTCTACAATGGCATAATACATGTAGCTATAGGTATTCACAGTTCAGACAATAATGTAAGTCTGTTAAGCACTCTGACATTGTATGGTGCCAGTTGTTCCAGTGTCAGTGGCAAATTGATAGCCTTAGTTTAATGGTCTTCAATTTGTTTCCTATAGTTTCCTATAATCAACATCAGCTAAATCTCTTGAACATATCAGCGTTGAAAAAtggcttaaaataattagtacacTGTCCACAACATGCAACAGGGTTGGGGAGACCGACAGGCCATTAGATATTCACCCAACAAGTGGACTCAGGATACCAATTTCGGGCATATTGTAATTCCATCCAGATGAAAGAAAGATCACTTCATGCTTACAAACAAGTAGGGAAAAAAATGTTCATCCTGTGAGAAGTATCCCTAGAACTTACAAGAATATCTGATTTGAGAATGACAAACACAGCCTGAAGATCACAAAGATGAAAACGATGCATACCCCCTCACCCAAATGTCAGATAATAGGTAAAGTCCGGGACCACATTTTTTCCAGTTGAACCGAAGCAAACAACGCCAACGAACCACCGACACGAACCGCATAAAactgggcaaaaaaaaaaaaagaaagaaaaagcgagttttttttcaccttcttaAGCGCGAGAGCGATTCGCTTGCTGTCGAGCTTGCCGCCGCGCATGGCGTCGAGGTGATCGCGAGCGCAGCGGAAGGCCTTGTTCTGCAGGGGGACGGGCATGTCCGAGGCCCGCACGCGGACGTTGAGCCGATCGTGCTGGTCCTGCTCCTCTACCGCCTTCTTCTTCTGTATCAGGCTGCTCAGGAACTTGCTCCTCCGCTCCAGCTCCTCCTCCGCTCTCCCCGCCATTTATCCTCCGCCGCCCCCGTCTCACGCGCTTCCTCTCATGACTCGGGGCGAGCCCCCCGACCCACCGGCCCCCTCCGTCCCCCGCGCCCCCACGCCTTCTTCAGGACACTACTCGCATCCGCGCGCGGCGCGATGCCGGCGGCCGGAGCTCAAGCGCGCTTCCGGTGTTCGATCAAATGAcccgtagagagagagagagagagagagagcgggagaACAGTAAAGATAGAGAGACGAAAGAACGAAAGCGGAGCACCAGACCAGAgacaggagagagaaagggggagggGAGACAGGGGTCTCGATAGTGCCAAAGGAAAAGTCATCAAAAGCAGGATTGTCTTGTGTTGTGGGGGGGTGTTTCCATggcttctcttctctcctctctcctcttttcgAGCCTTTTgtggcattttcttttattttattctatttttgctCCTTTTTCCAAGTACGTAAAAACTTGATATTAGCTGATTTATTAGACTACGTGCCCGAATTACAAATGGGCGTAATAACGATAAGGGACTCGTGTTCAAAACACCTATAACCGTTCCAcgaattatttaataaatcgaGTTTATAAATCAGTCTTAATAAACCAtgtattttccaaatcattaatGTTTCATTAACAAGTGTTTGAGTGGTGCTTATCAGCATGTGCTTATTCAACAATGTTTCTTATTTCCAAGTACTGAGGAACATTATTTAACGGATGCGAGACctttataataaaaaagaaaaaagaaaaggatgattAAGATTATTTAAGCAGCCGACTAATTATAATGGATGTGGCACTCCCTCCGCCAGATGGTTATTTGGCGTCGGTTTTACTTCATCgttcattaaattaattatatggtACTTGTTAATAAAATCATTCTaatactgttttttttttatgttttttcttttcttttcttttccattttgtgTTAATGGTTCGAACCCCTATT
The nucleotide sequence above comes from Eucalyptus grandis isolate ANBG69807.140 chromosome 2, ASM1654582v1, whole genome shotgun sequence. Encoded proteins:
- the LOC104433231 gene encoding dynein light chain 1, cytoplasmic is translated as MAGRAEEELERRSKFLSSLIQKKKAVEEQDQHDRLNVRVRASDMPVPLQNKAFRCARDHLDAMRGGKLDSKRIALALKKEFDCSYGPAWHCIVGTSFGSYVTHSLGGFLYFSIDKVYILLFKTAVEPLDH